The sequence below is a genomic window from Phycisphaerales bacterium AB-hyl4.
CGGACATGAGCGATGATCATGTAATCGCTGCCCGGCACGGCCGGCAGTGTGCCCACCTCCAGATACGCCCCGGCGTTGCCGCCGTCGAGCCCGAGGTAAAAGCTGTGCTCGCCCGCGATGGCGTGACGGGTGTCGAACCGGATCTGCGTATGCCGGGGATAGCCGAGTCGGCCGATCAGCTCGCGATGCAGCGGCTGCCGGTGAAAGCCCGGCTCGGGCGTCTGGGCCGACCTGCCGATCGGGTACCAGTGCATGGGCATCTCTTCGAAGTTGCCCAGCTGGCGCTCTTCAAAGTCAAAGCGATGCACCAGCCGCTGCGGGCGCACGACCGCACTCTGGGCCAACAGTTCCGCACCGATGGCCGCCAGCAGCAACGTCGCGAGGATGTGCCACTTCATCAATCCCACGCAACTGTTATCGGGTCTGCGAGGGGTGAATGGTTAGAAGAAAAGAAGCCAACCCATCACGGCAGATCGGCTCACACGGGCGATGGCACGGTCTCAAGCAACTGCTGCATGACCTGCTGGCTGGACGAGCCGTCCGCGTCGTGCATGTACGTTTTCGTGATCACCCGGTGTGCGAACACGGGCACGACGTTGGAGGTGATGTCGTCAGGCACGACGTAGTCGCGTTTGTGCATCATGGCGGTGGCTTTGCACGCATGAATCAACGCCAGCGTGCCGCGCGGCGAGACGCCGATCTGCAACTGCTCGTTGTTCCGCGTCGCGTTGGCAATCTGCACGATGTAGTCGACCAACGCCGGGTCGACCTCCACCTCGTTGACCTTGTTCTGCAACTCAACCAGGTCCTCCGCGGTCATCACCGGCTTCAGCTCGCGAAGCGCGGTCCGCAGCGGGTCGACGGTCGCGATGCGGGCCTCGTCGTCCGGGCTCGGATAGCCCAGGCAGACGCGCATCAGGAAGCGGTCCAGCTGCGACTCGGGCAGAAAATACGTGCCCTCGAACTCAAAGGGGTTTTGCGTGGCGATGACGATGAACGGCTGCACGAGGCGACGCGTGTGGCCGTCGATCGACACCTGCCCCTCGTTCATCGCTTCCAGCAGGGCCGACTGCGTCCGCGGCGTGGTGCGGTTGATTTCGTCAGCGAGCACGATGTTGTTGAAAATCGGACCCGGCTTGAACGTGAACTCACCCTTTTTCTGATCCCACACGGTGACGCCAAGCACGTCGGCGGGCAACAGGTCGGGCGTGAGCTGAATGCGGGCCATCGAGCAATCGAGACTGCGGGCCAGCGACGTCGCGAGCATCGTCTTACCGACGCCGGGCACGTCTTCGATGAGAATGTGTCCCCCGGCGAGCAGACAGGTGATCACCTTGTCGATGGCCTGCTGGTTGCCAATGAAGCACTTCTGAATATTGGTCCGCAGGCGTTCGAGTCTTTGCATGGGGCCGAAGTATACCGCGCCAAGCCTTCACGCGCGAGGCTTCCGGATGACGCGAAATCAACGCGCAAAAAACAGACCCGTCCCATCTTGGCGGAAAGCGGGGCGGGCCTGAAACGGAAAGCGGAGTGTAAAAGGCGGGAGAGACGAGACGCACGGTGAAAGCCGGGTGGGGGTGGTGTAAATAATGCTTCCAGAGTCGCCTCCATCTCTCCCGGCCAGCCAGGAGCATGAAGTTGTGCCGCGTCATGTAGCCGCCTTTTTCGGCCGTCCCGCGACACCGACAACATTATCTTATAAAAAGACCTTCTTGTCAACTGATAAGGATTGAAATTTTTCGCCGCGCCGAAATCGACGCTTGTTACGCGAGCTGCAATCCGACTTGGCCACGCCATCGCATCCGTGCTTTGCACGGAAAGAGCCAACGCATCTAATCGCTCATGACGCCAAGACGCCAGAAAGAAAGGCAAGCCACGAAGGCACGAAGGGGATGAAGGAGGCACGAAGGGGGAAGCAAGAATTAGAAGGAAGGGGGATGACTGGGAGGGGCAGGTGTTCAGGAACCTATTGCACACTTCCCTGCCTTTACCAAAAAAACCTCTGCCTTTCTTCGTGTTCTTTTCGTGTCCTTCGTGTCTTCGTGGCAAGAACGATTTGCTGTCCTTGGCGTCTTGGCGTTAAAAATCGAACGACTAAATATGCGATCGCCCTGAGGCAAGCGCTGCCCTCCTGAGGCAAGCGCTGCCCTATTGTTGCACCACCGTTGGTTGCGATTGACTGGACCTTTCCGCGGCTCGCGCCCGCGGCGGCGGATCAGCCGATAGAATGTCCGCGACTCGCAGTATCCCTACCAAAGAGGCCGATCGCTTGAGCAAGCCCGCCACACCGACAACCCAACACACGCCTCGGCGTCGAGGCGAGGAATCGATCAAAGAAACCTTTGAAGCGATCGCGATCGCCTTCATCCTCGCGTTCGTGTTCCGCGCGTTTGTCGTCGAGGCGTTCGTCATTCCCACCGGCTCGATGGCCCCCACGCTGCTCGGCCAGCACCTGCGCGTGCCCTGCCAGCAGTGCGGCCACCGCTTCGCAACCGACGTGCCCGACCGCCGCGGCGAGCAGCGCACCGCCATCCCGCTGCGCTCGCGGACGGGCATCACCTGCCCCATGTGCCGCTTCACCAACCACCTGCCCCAGGGCACTCGGCCGAGCTCGGGCGACCGCATCCTCGTCCAGAAGTACATCTACAACGTCCGCTCGCCACAGCGATGGGACGTCGCGGTGTTCAAAAACCCGCAGCAGCCGGAGGTGAACTTCATCAAACGGCTGGTCGGCCTGCCCAACGAAGCGGTGCACCTGTTCGAGGGCAACGTCTACACCGCCCCACTCGACGACAGCGGCAACCCGGTCGAAAGCGGCTGGCGGATCGCTCGCAAGTCCGATCGGCCCGACGTGCAGCGGGCCGTATGGCAGCCGATTTATCACAGCCAGTACATCCCGCTGGACGAGGGCGACCCCGCCCGCAACCAGCTTCGCGATCGGCGTTGGCGCACGCCCTGGGTGGCGGAAGGCCCGCGGCAGGACGCATGGCAGATCGACAACCGCCGAAGCTATCGCTTCGACAGCGACCGCGACGGCCGAGTCCGCTTCGACTTCTCGCGTGGCGGCGACGATGAGACCGCCGGCCTATATCCCTACAACCAGCATCGCGCGTGGATTGACCCCGAACCGATGGAAGACATCCGCCTCGCCGTCGGCGTCGAGCCGGACCAGGCAGGCCTGCGCATCGCACTGACCACCACCGCCCGCCTCCACGACGGCCAGCATCAGGACACCGAACTCGGGGCCGAGCAGCTGACCGCGACACTCGATGAGACAGGTGAGCTTCGCCTCACCGCAGGCGACCTGGAGACGGGCGAGATTCGCGCGGAGCTCGATCGCGTGCAGGTTCGTCCGCTTCGGCCCGGCCGAACGACGCGGCTGGAACTGTGGTATGTCGACCAGGAAGCCAGCGTCTGGATCGACGGCCGACGTGTGCTCCAACGTCGCTTCGACCCGCCGATGGACGTGCTTCGCGAGCGCCCCGGGCCGCTGGATCGCCCGGAGACGTTGCACATCTCCGTCGCCGGAAGCCCCGTGACGTTGCACCAGGTGGAACTCGACCGCGACCTCTACTACTCGACGCTCAGCGGCGCTGACCAGCGGCGGGCACGCGGCGCGATGGTTCGGCTGGGCGATCGCGTGGCCGGCTGGCGTCGGCCGTTGATCATCCGCGATAACGAGTATTTCCCCGTCGGCGACAACGGACCACAAAGCGACGACGGCCGATTCTGGCAACACGTCGACGAAACCATCGCCGAGCAATACTTCGCCGACCGCCTCGCCGACGGCGAAGATGCCGCCGGCCTCGTCCCGGAAGAGCTGATGATGGGCCGAGCGTTCTTCGTCTACTTCCCCGCCCCCTACCCCTGGCAGGCCGGCGGCAGGCAGATCGTGCCCAACTTCGGCGACATGCGGATGATTCGCTGACGCGGCCCTCAGCGGTTTACCGACCGTAAATATCCGGCGATATGCTGGTTAACACCCCCCGGCAAGCCCGGCTTTTCCACACCGCCACTGCTGGACAGACCATCCGCAACCGCCCGGCCGCGCGGTGCCCCACGACCGCCTGGCGCTAAAGCCCCACAAGGCGTCAAACACCACCGGAAACGCGGTTTACGCCATGAACGGCGCTCCCGCCCGCGTCCCGGCCGTCACGCCGTTCACACGGTTTTCCGCATCCCGCCGAGCCAACCATTCGGACGCGAATCGTCTCCACCATTTTGATCAACAGGTTTTCCACATCACCCACGGCCGACCTCGGGGCCACCGGCCCTTTGCCCGACTGCCCCTCGATCGGGATCGAATCCGAAGATCGCTATATGTCCTGCCCCGGTCTTACTATCCGGTAATTCCCGATAGCAGCGATCGGTGCTCCACGACGGCTGATGATTGAGGCCGGCGCCGATCGACGATCCGCTGAAGCCATAAAAAAACCATGCCCCGCGGATAGGATTCCGGGGGGCATGGCGGAGGAGAAAGAAGCAAAGTTGTGCGAAACCAGTCCCCGACAGCCGGGTCATCAATCAGCCGGGCAAGCCAGCGTTAGACCGTCAAACAACCTGAGTGGAAGCCCCTCAAACGATGAACGACTGTTCACGCCGACGCTTGGTCGGCCTCTCTCGGTCGCGGCTCGGCATAGCGAACCGCCCGGAAGATCGTTCAAATCGTTACGACCCGAACCTTCTTTAGCCTAACATCGGATGGTGGGTTTGGAAAGCTTGATAAACTGGGTAACTTTTTCGTTCCGCCACGCCCATGCAAAAAGGTGGCTGAAAACCAGGTCCAGGAGGCCCGTAACCTCCCCGCCGCAGACCAGAACGGCCTGCGGCCAGCGTCTACACAAGACAGCGAAGGTGCCACCTCGTTCATTGACGTTGCCGGCGGTAACACGGAAGCCTGGGTCCAAAGCGTCCGATCACTGATGCCTGCCAGCGCCGAGTTCCGGGCATCCCATCCATGGGCCACCCAAAGTCGGCATCCGTCAACCAACGGCGGCGGCAGCGAGTCCGTTCGACCTTCGCTGACGCTTTCGGCCCCCGTTGCCGGGAGCCTGCCTTACAAAATGGATCGGCCCTGTTGCTGGCCCGCGCCGTCGGCGATCCTTGCCGACGCTGCGTAGCCTGGCCAATCCCTTGCGACCTTCCGACGTCGCTAAGTCGCGCTCGTCCGCGGCGATCGCATCGCCCGACGAGGATTCATCAACATCTGCGGTTGGCTCTTGAGCATCTGCTGCACATACTCTTGCCAACTCTGCCGGTCCCGTACTTCCAGGTGATCCTTCACGCCGAGAAGCACAACTTCCGCCCCAAGACCAGCCTGCTTCAACAAGTTGTCCGGCAGACGCACACGCCCCTGCCGATCCAACTCCACCCGCCTCGCGAGCGAAAACAGCAGCCGCTCGTAGGCCAGCAAGTCTCCTGCCTCAAGCTCGGAATCATCCAGTTCCCGTGCTCGCTGCTCGAAGCCCTGCTCGGTGTAGAGGCTCAACGCCTGATCATCACCCAAAGTCACGTAGAGATAGACCGAGTCGCCTTCCGCTGCTCCGACTGACCGCTGAATCTGTCCGCGGATGTCAGCCGGTATGGCAAGGCGATTCTTCTTGTCAATCGCGTGTTCATACGTGCCCGTGAAAACCAAGTGTCACCTCGTGCGGATGGGATAGTAACCCACTCCGCCCCACTACGCAACACATTTTGCCCCACTGCCCCCCACTTTCTGCCACCCGCCAAAGGCCGGTTTGCTTTAAGTATCGATTTGCCCAATAGAAAACGAATCCGCTACGGGCTTACCACGACCTTCAAGTTTTTCACGCAAGGTCCGAGAACGCGAACCAACGTGGATAACTCGCTTTTCAGCCGACCGAATAGGAGCAAATATGGTCGTAGATAATGCTGTCCATCCACATTTAGCCGCGGGCCTTGGCCCGCGCGTAACGGTTCAACACACCAAAGAGCGCGGCACAAACACCGCAACTGAATGTTGCAGGCGCGGCGATGCGTTGTCGGACTAAGATGTGAAGTCGTGACGCCATGCTTTTGATTGATGCTTACAACGTGCTGCACACGACGATGCCGCCCGCGCTGGCCGGGCTGGACGCAGCAGGCCTCTGCCTCGCGCTGGCGCGTACGCCGTGGCGTGAGCAATCGATCAAGGTCGTCTGCGATGGTCAGCCGGGCCCGCTGGGCTTGCTCGACTCCCCTACCGACGCGGTGGAGCTGCTCTACTCCGGCGTGAACCGCACTGCCGACGCGGTCATCATCGACCACGTCAACCACCACACCGCGCCGCGTCGGCTGACCGTTGTCAGCTCCGACCACGAGATCCGCAAAGCCGCCCGCCGCCGCCGAGCCACCACCTGGACCAGCGAGCAGTTCATCCACCAGCTTGTCGAAGCCCTCCGCCAGGGCAACCACCCCACCGTCGGCCCCGAAAAACCCACCGGCACACTCGACGACGCCCAGACACGCAACTGGCTCAAAGCCTTCGGCTACAAACCCGAAGACAACACCTCCACCTGACGCCGACTGCATCGCGACGCCGTCTCACTACCGAAATGACACCGGTTCTCACTGGATTTCCGCACGTACCAATCACAGAATGAAACGTTGGGCAACGCGTTATGCAACGCCAACCACTTGCGAAAGGAACCGGCCATGTACGAACTGCACGACGGACAATGCGGCCTGTGCTCACACTTCGGCGAGCAACACCCCCAGAACGAAAAGCTCGTCACCATCCGCATCAAGGGCGAAGGC
It includes:
- a CDS encoding AAA family ATPase: MQRLERLRTNIQKCFIGNQQAIDKVITCLLAGGHILIEDVPGVGKTMLATSLARSLDCSMARIQLTPDLLPADVLGVTVWDQKKGEFTFKPGPIFNNIVLADEINRTTPRTQSALLEAMNEGQVSIDGHTRRLVQPFIVIATQNPFEFEGTYFLPESQLDRFLMRVCLGYPSPDDEARIATVDPLRTALRELKPVMTAEDLVELQNKVNEVEVDPALVDYIVQIANATRNNEQLQIGVSPRGTLALIHACKATAMMHKRDYVVPDDITSNVVPVFAHRVITKTYMHDADGSSSQQVMQQLLETVPSPV
- a CDS encoding S26 family signal peptidase, with product MSKPATPTTQHTPRRRGEESIKETFEAIAIAFILAFVFRAFVVEAFVIPTGSMAPTLLGQHLRVPCQQCGHRFATDVPDRRGEQRTAIPLRSRTGITCPMCRFTNHLPQGTRPSSGDRILVQKYIYNVRSPQRWDVAVFKNPQQPEVNFIKRLVGLPNEAVHLFEGNVYTAPLDDSGNPVESGWRIARKSDRPDVQRAVWQPIYHSQYIPLDEGDPARNQLRDRRWRTPWVAEGPRQDAWQIDNRRSYRFDSDRDGRVRFDFSRGGDDETAGLYPYNQHRAWIDPEPMEDIRLAVGVEPDQAGLRIALTTTARLHDGQHQDTELGAEQLTATLDETGELRLTAGDLETGEIRAELDRVQVRPLRPGRTTRLELWYVDQEASVWIDGRRVLQRRFDPPMDVLRERPGPLDRPETLHISVAGSPVTLHQVELDRDLYYSTLSGADQRRARGAMVRLGDRVAGWRRPLIIRDNEYFPVGDNGPQSDDGRFWQHVDETIAEQYFADRLADGEDAAGLVPEELMMGRAFFVYFPAPYPWQAGGRQIVPNFGDMRMIR
- a CDS encoding division/cell wall cluster transcriptional repressor MraZ; translation: MVFTGTYEHAIDKKNRLAIPADIRGQIQRSVGAAEGDSVYLYVTLGDDQALSLYTEQGFEQRARELDDSELEAGDLLAYERLLFSLARRVELDRQGRVRLPDNLLKQAGLGAEVVLLGVKDHLEVRDRQSWQEYVQQMLKSQPQMLMNPRRAMRSPRTSAT
- a CDS encoding NYN domain-containing protein → MLLIDAYNVLHTTMPPALAGLDAAGLCLALARTPWREQSIKVVCDGQPGPLGLLDSPTDAVELLYSGVNRTADAVIIDHVNHHTAPRRLTVVSSDHEIRKAARRRRATTWTSEQFIHQLVEALRQGNHPTVGPEKPTGTLDDAQTRNWLKAFGYKPEDNTST